The following are encoded together in the Candidatus Dependentiae bacterium genome:
- a CDS encoding M48 family metalloprotease has protein sequence MFIQKSTAVFYGTFLLINFCVTITYGQKQALGSSACFQKRVNELIAFYTWPTAQLPAIAVRMLSPLESKIRSVEAATIILPLYDEQPILLVNHEEMATYTATVKDFVLAHEIAHYHQLCTNYTPVIWIKKYNLMCKAKTTLHSSAMQRLPVYELPHRWLSISVLKLYLTRCVELDADKRAVCALKTCIGGNRFFDHWITHQPVKTSSRILAVLQTCFTTHPTDYERKRSLAMIEKLKI, from the coding sequence ATGTTTATACAAAAAAGTACAGCTGTCTTTTATGGTACATTTTTGTTAATAAACTTCTGTGTAACTATCACCTATGGTCAAAAACAAGCGTTAGGCAGCAGCGCTTGTTTTCAAAAACGCGTCAATGAGCTTATAGCTTTTTATACGTGGCCTACTGCTCAATTACCTGCTATTGCTGTACGTATGCTTTCGCCCTTAGAATCGAAAATACGCTCAGTAGAAGCAGCAACTATTATTTTGCCTTTATACGATGAGCAGCCTATTTTGCTAGTAAACCACGAAGAAATGGCTACCTATACTGCTACGGTAAAAGATTTTGTTTTAGCTCATGAAATTGCACATTATCATCAATTGTGTACTAACTATACACCTGTCATATGGATAAAAAAATATAATCTTATGTGTAAAGCAAAAACTACTTTACACTCTAGCGCTATGCAACGTTTACCTGTGTATGAGTTGCCGCATAGGTGGTTAAGTATTTCTGTCCTTAAGCTTTACTTAACTAGATGTGTAGAGTTAGATGCTGACAAAAGGGCTGTGTGCGCTCTTAAGACTTGCATTGGAGGTAATCGCTTTTTTGATCATTGGATCACTCACCAACCAGTTAAAACAAGCTCTCGTATACTCGCAGTACTTCAAACTTGTTTTACTACGCATCCTACGGATTATGAGCGTAAAAGAAGTCTTGCAATGATAGAAAAACTCAAGATATAA
- a CDS encoding TolC family protein: MKKVYTGLLILGLLLISGCQRVTVTTEHLQLKNVACQNLGSSFVVPECSMRRPLKDCLSRDEAFALAIANNQTLQSQLQDIGVAKADLVQAGLYTNPLLAIVSNLPFQKLNVPNYSITTSFALADLWQTPLRKKIFHAQVQSAIYQMIQNILDLKVQVRKAYDAVVYAQNQLTPAQQAVKELMHDEAYTSIDAAKAQVDVEAAQVRVSTAFITLYTILGIDDFALQTKLCDTLEMVPPIPALEILCCWSQESRPEIANARWKIEQYKATVTYEKVRVVKDVNMGFSYAQDFTLNTGLGPEFDTHVPLFDQNQSAIARNQFLLEKSLREYEAVQLKIKAEVYQNYQTFISIAKQLDSYQHQIIPGYKALMLSKPQDDTVAKNLQESQSKLIDLYYNAHTVFADLERAVGREIAVKPKLVQNVSC, translated from the coding sequence ATGAAAAAAGTATACACCGGTCTGCTTATACTAGGTTTGCTGCTCATCTCTGGATGTCAAAGGGTGACAGTAACAACAGAACATCTACAGCTAAAAAATGTAGCGTGCCAGAATTTGGGGAGCTCATTTGTTGTACCTGAGTGTAGTATGCGTCGTCCGCTTAAAGATTGTCTTTCACGTGATGAAGCTTTTGCATTAGCAATTGCTAACAATCAAACGTTACAATCGCAATTGCAAGATATAGGGGTAGCTAAAGCTGATTTAGTACAAGCTGGTCTTTATACTAATCCGTTACTAGCAATAGTAAGCAATCTGCCTTTTCAAAAACTCAATGTGCCTAATTATAGTATTACAACTTCATTTGCCTTAGCAGATTTGTGGCAGACGCCACTACGAAAAAAGATATTTCATGCTCAAGTTCAATCTGCAATTTATCAGATGATACAAAATATTCTTGACCTTAAAGTGCAGGTGCGTAAAGCCTATGACGCAGTTGTCTATGCGCAAAATCAATTAACACCAGCACAGCAAGCAGTTAAAGAGCTTATGCATGATGAAGCTTATACAAGTATAGATGCAGCAAAAGCTCAAGTAGACGTTGAAGCTGCGCAGGTAAGAGTCTCTACAGCTTTTATTACTTTATATACTATTTTAGGCATAGATGACTTTGCTTTACAAACAAAACTTTGTGATACTTTAGAAATGGTGCCACCTATTCCTGCTTTAGAAATACTTTGCTGTTGGTCGCAAGAAAGTCGGCCAGAAATTGCTAATGCACGTTGGAAAATAGAGCAATATAAAGCAACAGTTACGTATGAAAAAGTACGTGTTGTTAAAGACGTAAACATGGGTTTTAGTTATGCACAAGATTTTACACTAAATACCGGTCTTGGCCCAGAGTTTGACACCCATGTGCCGTTGTTTGACCAAAATCAAAGTGCTATTGCACGCAATCAGTTTTTACTTGAAAAGTCTTTACGTGAGTATGAAGCAGTGCAGCTTAAAATTAAAGCTGAAGTATACCAAAACTATCAAACTTTTATAAGCATTGCTAAACAGTTAGATAGTTACCAACATCAAATAATCCCTGGTTATAAAGCGCTGATGCTGTCTAAGCCACAAGATGATACTGTAGCTAAAAACTTGCAAGAAAGCCAAAGTAAACTTATAGATTTATATTATAACGCACATACTGTTTTTGCTGACTTAGAACGAGCAGTAGGTCGTGAGATAGCTGTAAAACCTAAGCTAGTGCAAAACGTAAGCTGTTGA
- a CDS encoding tyrosine-type recombinase/integrase: protein MFEVVIQPDTLHNLDSFVLPFLKSLDIRQSSRDTYHRQLREFMVWRLQTQTGTLVRQDLLDYKEYLKYDKNLTAFTIGGYLTAVRRFFEWLESMQIYPNIAKGIKGPRRKRGFKKDALTIDQAKLLLSTIDRSTLSGKRDFAMLNLMVRTGLRTIEIIRATREDIGRQGGEPVLFIHGKGRDSKDELVLLTESTLVPIRDYFVARGRVRDQDPVFASHSTKNWGKRLTTRSISRIAKNHLKAIDINDARLTAHSLRHTAITFSLLAGATPQEARAMARHSDINTTLIYAHNINRISQAPERKIDAFLDDTL from the coding sequence ATGTTTGAAGTGGTTATACAACCTGACACGCTACATAATTTAGATTCATTTGTTTTACCTTTTTTAAAATCCTTGGATATACGTCAATCATCGCGTGACACGTATCATAGACAGTTGCGGGAGTTTATGGTGTGGCGTCTCCAGACACAAACCGGTACGCTTGTGCGCCAAGATTTACTTGATTATAAAGAATATCTTAAATATGATAAAAATCTTACAGCGTTTACTATAGGTGGGTATTTAACTGCCGTACGCCGTTTTTTTGAATGGCTTGAATCTATGCAGATTTATCCTAATATTGCCAAAGGCATAAAAGGGCCAAGGCGAAAACGTGGTTTTAAAAAAGATGCACTTACTATAGATCAAGCAAAGTTATTGCTCAGCACTATTGACAGATCAACACTGAGTGGTAAACGTGATTTTGCTATGCTTAATCTTATGGTTCGCACCGGTTTACGTACTATCGAAATCATTCGTGCAACACGTGAAGATATAGGCAGGCAGGGCGGTGAACCCGTGTTGTTTATTCATGGTAAAGGTCGTGATAGCAAAGATGAGCTTGTATTGCTTACTGAAAGCACACTTGTGCCAATACGGGACTATTTTGTTGCTCGTGGGCGTGTCCGTGATCAAGATCCGGTGTTTGCTTCTCACAGCACTAAAAATTGGGGTAAGCGGTTAACTACACGCTCTATTTCTCGTATTGCTAAAAATCACTTAAAAGCTATTGATATAAATGATGCTCGTTTAACTGCGCATAGTTTGCGTCATACCGCTATAACATTTAGTTTGCTTGCTGGTGCTACGCCCCAAGAAGCGCGAGCAATGGCACGACATTCTGATATTAATACAACACTTATTTATGCTCATAATATTAATCGTATAAGCCAAGCGCCTGAGCGTAAAATTGATGCATTTTTAGATGATACTCTTTAA
- a CDS encoding vanadium-dependent haloperoxidase, giving the protein MKKLTYLLSLLACVITDISLASYSSLTTQALQNKYSTSGCKLSRFSGSSERVIAFKKRLDRARYNTLHQTTSIDTHDEKSTPFFAANFTKTLEHDYTSGLLTPAGIASYKQLLKSLHSGKQDDFNAIVRAPGATLKLANPQGAFMFSFQGLDSSLFKNSVFPELSTPEAAALMIENYLLALCRDVNFNDYGLATKTDTNEKGGSLTLLAAAILEDLGSAYTGQRNKQGFIDISVLFRGNSQGDLIGNYLSQFLLLSIPTIYPGGIGINTTGSLVTQEQNQLRSIASKREFGVSFHDFVDLQNGKIPKKYTAQDFDQTTKRYIVTGRDLANYSHYDTPYQIYYNALTILLGYGFPFSSSLPYGNTSITNEAPFVSMGMADAYSLVGAVALEALKASWAQKWRVLRTLRPEAFAGLVHTAKATGHNQFNLNALLFTSHAGVDLLELIRERNELQSTKAVDPEQLLTPTQASTYLLGQVYPEGSPTHPSCPAGHAVIAGACVTVIKALFEDTLPLKSKITPVKVDPQDVTQLLPLRNEGEDLMTVASELDKLASNIALARNFAGVHYRSDAAGIELGEQVALAFLQDHACSYNEQTFAGFSLTKRNGTRIKVTATGITVLS; this is encoded by the coding sequence ATGAAAAAATTAACTTACTTACTAAGCTTGCTTGCATGTGTTATAACAGATATAAGCTTAGCATCCTATAGCTCTTTAACAACTCAAGCATTACAAAACAAATACTCAACTTCAGGATGTAAATTATCACGATTTAGTGGCTCTAGCGAACGAGTAATTGCTTTTAAAAAAAGACTAGACAGAGCGCGGTATAATACCTTACACCAAACCACTAGCATTGATACCCACGATGAAAAATCTACTCCCTTCTTTGCAGCTAATTTCACTAAAACACTGGAACATGATTATACTAGCGGACTATTAACTCCAGCCGGCATAGCAAGCTATAAACAACTCCTTAAAAGCCTACATAGTGGTAAACAAGATGACTTTAACGCTATTGTACGTGCACCTGGCGCTACGCTCAAGCTGGCTAATCCTCAAGGTGCTTTTATGTTTAGCTTCCAAGGCTTAGATTCTTCTCTTTTTAAAAATAGTGTATTTCCAGAACTCTCAACACCTGAAGCTGCCGCTTTAATGATCGAAAATTACTTGTTAGCCTTATGTCGTGATGTTAATTTTAACGACTACGGTTTAGCTACAAAAACAGATACTAACGAAAAGGGTGGCTCATTAACGCTCCTTGCCGCAGCAATTTTAGAAGATTTAGGCTCAGCATATACTGGGCAACGTAACAAACAAGGTTTTATTGATATTAGTGTGCTTTTTAGAGGTAATTCTCAAGGAGATCTAATTGGCAACTACCTATCTCAATTTTTATTACTTTCTATACCAACAATCTATCCTGGAGGAATTGGAATAAACACTACAGGTAGTTTAGTCACCCAAGAACAAAATCAACTTAGATCTATTGCAAGCAAAAGAGAATTTGGTGTTTCATTTCATGATTTTGTTGATCTACAAAATGGCAAAATACCTAAAAAGTATACTGCTCAAGACTTTGATCAAACTACAAAGCGTTATATAGTTACAGGACGTGATTTGGCTAATTATAGCCATTATGACACCCCTTACCAAATATATTATAATGCTCTTACTATTTTGCTTGGTTATGGGTTCCCCTTTTCATCTAGCCTTCCTTATGGCAATACATCAATAACCAATGAAGCACCCTTTGTGTCTATGGGTATGGCTGATGCGTACAGCCTAGTTGGGGCTGTAGCGCTTGAAGCACTAAAAGCTTCTTGGGCTCAAAAGTGGCGTGTATTGCGTACTTTAAGGCCTGAAGCATTTGCAGGGCTAGTCCATACAGCTAAAGCCACTGGTCATAATCAATTTAATTTAAATGCTCTTTTGTTTACTTCCCATGCAGGAGTCGATCTTCTAGAACTTATTCGTGAGCGTAATGAACTTCAATCTACAAAAGCCGTAGATCCTGAGCAGCTACTTACACCTACACAAGCTTCTACCTACTTACTGGGTCAAGTATACCCCGAGGGCTCACCTACTCATCCAAGCTGCCCTGCAGGCCATGCTGTTATAGCTGGTGCTTGTGTAACAGTAATTAAAGCTCTTTTTGAAGATACTTTACCTTTAAAAAGCAAAATCACTCCAGTAAAAGTAGATCCTCAAGACGTTACTCAACTGCTACCACTACGAAATGAGGGAGAAGACTTGATGACTGTAGCATCTGAGCTTGATAAACTTGCCTCAAATATAGCTCTTGCTCGCAATTTCGCTGGTGTCCATTACCGGTCTGATGCGGCTGGTATTGAATTAGGCGAGCAGGTTGCGTTAGCCTTTTTACAAGATCATGCTTGTAGCTACAACGAACAGACATTTGCTGGCTTTAGCCTTACTAAACGCAATGGCACTCGTATAAAAGTTACAGCAACGGGCATAACAGTTCTTAGTTAA
- a CDS encoding Fic family protein — translation MIRILTFKNFVLGAFLLSSTFLPQTYSENPSKGEIKRALRDFKKELREKFERQNQQYAWSYASMLTTKDRKNITLQDLLHTHYLILRNIDNVNAGRLRTMNVKLLSQPHIKFPNYHDVPAQVNNFFNWLHAVEGDPVTIAIRAFCKLVLEIHPFADGNGRTSRLLMNVLLVQAGYQPVNFHKKTNPHEYYKIYIPALNKVLFYKDYTEFDALIRSRLKKRTRATQNNEQLLEYF, via the coding sequence ATGATACGTATTCTTACTTTTAAAAACTTTGTGTTAGGGGCTTTTTTACTAAGCTCGACTTTTTTACCTCAAACTTACAGTGAAAACCCATCAAAAGGAGAAATTAAAAGAGCTCTCAGAGATTTTAAAAAAGAACTTCGTGAGAAGTTTGAGCGTCAAAATCAACAGTATGCGTGGTCATATGCGAGTATGCTTACTACTAAAGATCGTAAAAATATTACTTTACAAGATCTGCTGCATACTCATTATTTAATTTTAAGAAATATTGATAATGTTAATGCAGGCCGCCTACGTACTATGAACGTTAAGCTATTATCACAACCTCACATTAAATTTCCCAACTACCACGATGTTCCTGCGCAGGTCAATAACTTTTTTAATTGGTTACATGCTGTTGAAGGAGATCCTGTAACTATAGCTATTAGAGCTTTTTGTAAACTGGTATTAGAAATACATCCTTTTGCTGATGGTAATGGGAGAACTTCACGTCTTTTAATGAATGTGCTGTTAGTTCAAGCAGGTTATCAGCCTGTTAATTTTCATAAAAAAACGAACCCTCACGAATACTATAAAATATATATTCCCGCATTAAATAAAGTTTTATTTTATAAAGACTACACAGAATTTGATGCCCTTATTCGAAGCCGTCTTAAAAAAAGAACAAGAGCTACTCAGAATAATGAGCAGCTCCTTGAGTATTTTTAG
- a CDS encoding ABC transporter permease, producing MNNAFIIASRVLSQLKRDKKFFISTLLAPFIVIYFLKTFMDTLPATIPVDRYALPITAFVVYFLSFLLCAIVLAQERTQGTLERMFINGVTRTNIMSGYTLGYSFLALLVTIVALGETIYLFNLHYSWQTVLALFGVIWLLSLVSIMFGIFISTFARTEAQIFPFIPLVALPSIFASGLLVDVAKLPVWAQWTAHGLPLYYANNIILKLIAGTADNWDMIKNLGALGLFVIAFLVLASFTFKQTE from the coding sequence ATGAATAATGCTTTTATTATAGCTTCCCGCGTACTCAGTCAGCTTAAAAGGGATAAAAAGTTTTTTATATCAACCTTACTAGCACCTTTTATAGTAATTTACTTTCTTAAAACATTTATGGATACCTTGCCAGCGACAATACCCGTAGATCGCTATGCCCTTCCTATAACTGCTTTTGTTGTCTATTTTTTATCGTTTTTATTATGCGCTATTGTTCTTGCACAAGAAAGGACACAAGGCACTCTTGAACGTATGTTTATAAACGGCGTTACACGTACTAATATTATGAGTGGCTACACCTTAGGCTACAGCTTTTTAGCACTGCTGGTAACTATTGTAGCTTTAGGTGAAACTATATACCTTTTTAATTTACATTACTCATGGCAGACAGTGCTGGCTCTTTTTGGAGTAATATGGCTTCTTTCTTTGGTATCTATTATGTTTGGTATTTTTATATCAACTTTTGCGCGTACTGAAGCACAAATTTTTCCTTTTATACCTCTAGTAGCATTACCCTCAATTTTCGCTTCAGGCTTACTAGTAGACGTAGCTAAACTACCAGTATGGGCTCAGTGGACAGCACATGGTTTACCGCTTTACTACGCCAATAATATTATTTTAAAGCTTATAGCAGGAACTGCTGACAACTGGGATATGATTAAAAACTTAGGAGCTTTAGGCTTGTTTGTAATAGCTTTTTTAGTACTTGCTTCATTTACTTTTAAACAAACTGAATAG
- a CDS encoding ankyrin repeat domain-containing protein, which translates to MKSFLFIFGLVTMSPLCCMDWGAMADSLLIHAAINNSLELAQIALKDHAYLNAQDTLGCTSVYHAALYGHSEMLEFLLQHGADPNIKDAFGNYPIGKAVEGNHLEAVNLLIEYDAYLYVKNAQGLTPLDLATLSDSTDVLMLLISTGLDLTSIDTTPTSAIEHYQKKNREVACAIIKLYSQALNAYGQASNSNSQRAQFALNALRSIVPSIATRLLSLLQHRLKKSSN; encoded by the coding sequence GTGAAAAGTTTTTTGTTTATTTTTGGATTAGTAACTATGAGCCCGCTGTGCTGCATGGACTGGGGTGCAATGGCTGATAGCTTGCTTATACATGCTGCTATAAATAATTCTCTAGAGCTAGCTCAAATAGCATTAAAAGATCATGCTTATCTTAATGCTCAAGATACTCTAGGTTGTACTTCTGTCTATCATGCCGCACTGTATGGGCACAGCGAAATGCTTGAATTTTTGCTTCAACATGGTGCTGATCCTAATATTAAAGATGCGTTTGGTAATTATCCTATTGGCAAAGCTGTAGAGGGTAATCATCTAGAAGCAGTTAATTTACTTATTGAGTATGATGCTTATTTGTATGTAAAAAACGCACAAGGGTTAACTCCTTTAGACCTTGCTACACTAAGTGATTCTACGGATGTACTTATGCTATTGATATCTACCGGATTAGATTTAACGAGTATTGATACTACTCCTACAAGTGCTATTGAGCACTATCAGAAAAAAAACAGAGAAGTTGCTTGTGCTATTATTAAGTTGTATAGTCAAGCGCTTAATGCCTACGGACAGGCGTCTAATAGTAATTCTCAGAGAGCACAGTTTGCTCTAAATGCTTTGCGTAGTATAGTGCCTAGTATAGCTACTAGGCTGCTTTCTCTTTTACAGCATAGATTAAAAAAATCGAGTAATTAA
- a CDS encoding recombinase RecT yields MTLAKIKKSSDTLYDLELIKNTVAKGATEEELKTLIYLCKEYNLDPIKKEIYFLKYGGKATILTSRDGYLKIANLNEQFDGLESDVVYVGDKLTKKDDGSLHIEYSPEHLSFDKTKLMGAFCSVFRKDRRKATTVFVSLKDYYKKGAPIWEQYINAMILKVAEAMALKRAFSISGLVTREEIEKEHFETDIEPELIEEKLVTEAQRKAVFAIVSSKSLTEESVKELMLKNFNKTATKDLTKEEARSLISFLNNL; encoded by the coding sequence ATGACATTAGCAAAAATAAAAAAAAGTTCTGATACTCTCTATGACCTAGAGCTTATTAAAAATACGGTTGCTAAAGGTGCTACAGAAGAAGAGCTTAAAACGTTGATTTATCTGTGCAAAGAATATAACTTAGACCCTATTAAAAAAGAGATCTATTTTTTAAAGTATGGTGGTAAGGCAACTATACTTACCAGTCGCGATGGGTACTTGAAAATAGCTAATCTTAATGAGCAGTTTGATGGACTTGAAAGTGATGTTGTCTATGTGGGAGATAAGCTTACTAAAAAAGATGATGGTAGTTTGCATATAGAATATAGCCCCGAGCATTTGTCATTTGATAAAACTAAGCTCATGGGTGCTTTTTGTAGTGTTTTTAGAAAAGATCGTAGAAAAGCAACTACCGTGTTTGTAAGCCTTAAAGATTATTATAAAAAAGGTGCTCCTATTTGGGAGCAGTATATTAATGCAATGATTCTAAAAGTAGCTGAAGCAATGGCTCTTAAACGTGCTTTTTCTATAAGTGGTCTTGTTACTCGAGAAGAAATTGAAAAAGAGCATTTTGAAACTGATATAGAGCCAGAGTTGATTGAAGAAAAGTTAGTAACCGAAGCACAGCGTAAAGCAGTATTTGCTATAGTATCTTCTAAATCGTTAACAGAAGAGAGCGTAAAAGAGCTGATGTTAAAAAACTTTAATAAAACTGCCACGAAAGATCTTACTAAAGAAGAAGCGCGTAGTTTAATTTCTTTTCTTAATAATTTATAA
- a CDS encoding WD40 repeat domain-containing protein, with translation MYKKNGKYYVGIIVFSASILIKAHILYDLYGINTHFLDLPKETQYIIAKKYIRKNSEVFFPLVIEHPTKTIPIDTKAVKAVFFRPTSDQFIAISDNNIIHIGSINTYCIMNSYTLPEPYTMLKAQLSSCGNYVALGCKSGYLLIYSLEKQAIDQIIQCGTEHITALAYNSANTQLAVGDWNGNVYTINLNSVKPVVQLVGNCNDLQYGLFNDTISVLCFADTDSTLIIGFGSKIAFWNQAASEPYETIKFESFPSSISYNSTTQQLVVGLFNGTTLLYDPQTKKRTLITKHTDNVNNCLWSPDKQYILSVSTDKTAHITHYKQTHCAVYLNNSAVLFDGTWNKEHNVILTAGETGSIEMWNITLLDDLDKYTQGQLTLDQLLFIQFLHDCSINTQKINLLTLKKAQLEELKGIFRSFTAQNQEYFKNHYASLFS, from the coding sequence ATGTATAAAAAAAACGGTAAATATTATGTGGGTATAATAGTATTCAGTGCAAGTATACTTATCAAAGCACATATTTTATATGATCTCTATGGTATAAATACACATTTTCTTGATTTACCCAAAGAGACACAGTACATAATTGCAAAAAAATATATCCGTAAAAACTCAGAAGTTTTTTTCCCCTTAGTTATAGAACACCCCACTAAAACAATACCTATAGATACTAAAGCAGTTAAAGCTGTGTTTTTTCGACCTACGAGCGATCAATTTATTGCTATTTCTGATAACAATATAATACATATAGGTAGTATTAATACTTACTGCATTATGAACAGTTACACTTTACCTGAACCATATACAATGCTGAAAGCTCAATTAAGTTCTTGCGGTAACTATGTAGCACTCGGATGCAAAAGTGGCTATTTACTTATATATTCTTTAGAAAAGCAAGCAATTGATCAGATTATCCAATGCGGCACTGAACATATTACTGCACTGGCCTATAACTCAGCTAACACCCAGCTAGCTGTCGGCGATTGGAATGGAAACGTATATACTATTAATCTTAACTCGGTTAAACCAGTTGTTCAATTAGTAGGTAACTGTAATGATCTGCAATATGGCTTGTTTAACGATACTATAAGTGTGCTTTGTTTTGCCGACACCGATAGCACACTTATAATTGGCTTTGGATCTAAAATTGCTTTTTGGAATCAAGCAGCATCTGAACCTTATGAAACTATCAAATTTGAAAGTTTCCCATCAAGTATTTCTTATAATAGTACCACTCAGCAACTAGTAGTAGGTCTTTTTAATGGAACAACCTTGTTGTATGATCCACAGACTAAAAAAAGAACCCTTATTACAAAACATACAGACAACGTTAACAACTGTCTCTGGAGTCCCGACAAACAGTATATTTTAAGCGTTTCAACAGATAAAACGGCTCACATAACCCATTATAAGCAAACTCATTGTGCTGTTTATCTAAACAATAGCGCAGTGCTCTTTGATGGTACCTGGAACAAAGAGCATAACGTAATTCTAACTGCAGGAGAAACTGGGTCTATTGAAATGTGGAATATAACCCTTTTAGATGACTTGGATAAGTATACTCAGGGCCAACTTACTCTAGATCAGCTTCTGTTTATACAATTTTTACACGATTGTAGTATCAACACCCAAAAAATTAACCTGTTGACACTCAAGAAGGCTCAGCTTGAGGAGCTAAAAGGTATTTTCCGAAGTTTTACTGCTCAAAATCAAGAGTATTTTAAAAACCACTATGCCTCTCTTTTTTCTTGA
- a CDS encoding ABC transporter ATP-binding protein translates to MNAIKIEKLSKTYGTREALKNISLTIPQGTIFGLLGPNGAGKTTLIKSLVGSLKPTSGYVEVLGHDPLKQRKIVRTKIGYMPQAPALYEDLSARENVRFFGKLQNTDNLEHKIDEILAFTELSARANDQIYTFSGGMKKRVSLACALLHRPTILFLDEPTAAVDPHLKVKTWQLFRRLSQQGITLFVSTHLMDEALLCDQLAIISQGTLLAVDTPKAILQRGHIHLSVTLESGETIEKTVKGRPEDLAEALHPVGLPSTIKALSIHADSLETIILDLLGKHHE, encoded by the coding sequence ATGAATGCTATAAAAATAGAAAAACTTTCTAAAACGTATGGTACACGTGAAGCTCTTAAAAATATTAGCTTAACTATACCTCAAGGGACGATATTTGGTTTATTAGGGCCTAATGGCGCTGGCAAAACCACGCTTATTAAATCACTTGTAGGATCACTAAAACCTACTAGTGGTTACGTAGAAGTACTTGGCCATGATCCCCTTAAACAAAGAAAAATAGTACGCACCAAAATAGGCTACATGCCTCAAGCACCAGCGTTATATGAAGATCTTTCAGCACGAGAAAATGTACGTTTTTTTGGCAAACTTCAAAATACCGACAACTTAGAACATAAAATAGACGAAATCTTGGCTTTCACCGAACTTAGTGCTCGAGCTAACGATCAAATTTATACTTTTTCTGGCGGCATGAAAAAAAGAGTATCACTTGCTTGTGCTCTTCTGCATAGACCAACTATTCTCTTTTTAGATGAACCGACAGCAGCAGTTGATCCCCATTTAAAAGTTAAAACGTGGCAGCTTTTTCGGCGATTATCACAGCAAGGTATAACTCTTTTTGTAAGTACTCACCTTATGGATGAAGCTCTATTATGTGATCAATTAGCTATTATTAGCCAAGGCACCTTACTTGCTGTCGATACTCCAAAAGCTATTTTACAGCGTGGCCATATACATCTTTCTGTTACATTAGAAAGCGGTGAAACAATAGAAAAAACAGTTAAAGGGCGCCCAGAAGATCTAGCTGAGGCTCTTCATCCTGTGGGCCTTCCTAGTACTATAAAGGCACTTTCTATACATGCAGATTCACTTGAAACAATTATTCTTGATCTTTTAGGAAAACACCATGAATAA